In one window of Skermanella rosea DNA:
- a CDS encoding ABC transporter ATP-binding protein — MTQTDLSGATVASPADFQSHVEFKDVRKTYDGETLVVKNLNLDISRGEFLTLLGPSGSGKTTSLMMLAGFEVPTSGDIRLAGRSIAGLPPHKRDIGMVFQNYALFPHMTVAENLAFPLSVRKRPRAEIEERVARALRMVHLEKFGARRPAELSGGQQQRVALARALVFDPQLVLMDEPLGALDKQLREHMQLEIKHIHQSLGVTVVYVTHDQTEALTMSDRIAVFNHGMIQQIDLPDRLYQQPCNSFVANFIGENNRLTGVVRDISGGRCSVELPTGENVLATAVSVDRAGQPTTLSIRPERIVLDRGASDGPATGRENRLGARVLERIYLGDHLRLRLAVADNDDFMVKVPFADDAQTFQAGHEVSVRWAVEDCRALDPV, encoded by the coding sequence ATGACCCAGACAGACCTCTCCGGCGCCACCGTCGCTTCCCCTGCCGACTTCCAGTCCCATGTCGAATTCAAGGACGTCAGGAAGACCTATGACGGCGAGACGCTGGTCGTCAAAAACCTCAACCTGGACATAAGCCGCGGCGAGTTCCTGACCCTTCTGGGGCCGTCGGGTTCCGGCAAGACCACGTCGCTGATGATGCTGGCCGGGTTCGAGGTGCCCACGTCGGGAGACATCAGGCTGGCCGGCCGGTCGATCGCGGGTCTCCCGCCGCATAAGCGGGACATCGGCATGGTGTTCCAGAATTATGCGCTATTCCCCCACATGACGGTGGCCGAGAACCTGGCCTTCCCGCTGTCGGTCCGGAAGAGGCCCCGCGCGGAGATAGAGGAGCGGGTCGCCAGGGCGCTCCGCATGGTCCACCTGGAGAAGTTCGGCGCCCGCCGGCCGGCGGAGCTGTCCGGGGGCCAGCAGCAGCGGGTGGCGCTGGCCCGCGCCCTCGTCTTCGACCCTCAGCTGGTATTGATGGATGAGCCGCTGGGAGCCCTGGACAAGCAGCTGCGCGAGCATATGCAGCTGGAGATCAAGCATATCCACCAGTCGCTCGGCGTCACCGTGGTCTATGTCACCCACGACCAGACCGAAGCCCTGACCATGTCGGACAGGATCGCCGTGTTCAACCACGGCATGATCCAGCAGATCGACCTGCCGGACCGGCTGTACCAGCAGCCCTGCAACAGCTTCGTCGCCAACTTCATCGGGGAGAACAACCGGCTGACGGGCGTCGTCCGGGATATCTCGGGCGGCAGGTGCAGCGTCGAACTGCCGACCGGCGAAAACGTCCTGGCGACCGCCGTGTCGGTGGACCGGGCCGGGCAGCCGACCACCCTGTCCATCCGGCCCGAACGGATCGTCCTGGACCGCGGAGCTTCGGACGGTCCCGCCACCGGGCGGGAGAACCGGCTGGGCGCCCGCGTCCTGGAGCGCATCTATCTCGGCGACCATCTAAGGCTTCGGCTGGCGGTTGCGGACAATGACGATTTCATGGTCAAAGTCCCCTTCGCCGATGACGCCCAGACATTCCAGGCGGGTCACGAGGTTTCAGTCCGCTGGGCCGTCGAGGACTGCAGGGCGCTCGACCCGGTCTGA